From a single Pleurodeles waltl isolate 20211129_DDA chromosome 10, aPleWal1.hap1.20221129, whole genome shotgun sequence genomic region:
- the LOC138261014 gene encoding uncharacterized protein yields the protein MAASPAEDKMGRAWSQRVRALVRSMNSFHLPGSSKGTCSTFLVDGQTVGSIPAAVVKELHGYPEVFTVYQDSTRGPASCVELNTKLSSYDLRSAAVHQVLEDLRSRNLFQTLREWRDERYEVMPQFSDRTLMNMERAATPLFGVKQYGVHVNGYFWRGSEPFMWIARRSLTKPTYPGLLDNLAAGGISTGMGIKETLIKECQEEACIPEAIAARAKPVGSVSYTYESVKGIYPECQFVYDLELPQDFVPRVGDGEVQQFYLWPMEKVKETIATTDFKPNCALVVLDFLVRHGFIDPDQEPYYLEFVEGLHQAL from the exons GGTCCTCTAAAGGGACATGCTCCACCTTCCTCGTGGATGGCCAGACGGTGGGGTCCATCCCAGCCGCTGTGGTGAAGGAGCTGCACGGGTACCCTGAGGTTTTCACTGTGTATCAGGATTCCACCAGAGGTCCTGCGTCCTGCGTGGAGCTGAACACGAAGCTGTCGTCCTATGATCTGCGCTCAGCAGCTGTCCATCAGGTTCTGGAGGACCTGAGGAGCAGGAACCTTTTTCAAACTCTGAGAGAGTGGAGAGATGAG CGCTACGAAGTGATGCCCCAATTCTCTGACCGAACACTAATGAACATGGAGCGTGCTGCAACCC CACTGTTTGGGGTGAAACAGTATGGAGTACACGTTAACGGTTATTTTTGGCGAGGAAGTGAGCCTTTTATGTGGATCGCTAGAAGGTCGCTTACCAAACCTACATACCCAGGCCTGCTGGACAACCTG GCTGCCGGGGGCATCTCCACTGGGATGGGAATCAAAGAGACGTTGATTAAAGAATGCCAGGAAGAAGCATGCATCCCAGAAGCCATTGCAGCCAGAGCTAAGCCTGTCGGATCTGTCAG CTACACCTATGAGAGTGTGAAGGGCATTTACCCCGAGTGCCAGTTTGTGTATGACCTGGAGTTGCCccaggactttgtgcccagagtgggaGATGGCGAAGTGCAGCAGTTCTACCTGTGGCCCATGGAGAAG GTGAAAGAGACCATAGCAACCACCGACTTCAAACCCAACTGTGCCTTGGTGGTGCTCGACTTCCTCGTACGTCATGGATTCATTGACCCTGACCAAG AACCGTATTACCTGGAGTTTGTTGAAGGCCTGCACCAGGCGCTCTGA